In Rhododendron vialii isolate Sample 1 chromosome 9a, ASM3025357v1, the following are encoded in one genomic region:
- the LOC131301229 gene encoding uncharacterized protein LOC131301229, which translates to MRHRLHTTIAVRWSTICEHRRFPTQINSRVWCCRNSYGDQTEMEQVGVCASNSFPDVVMGDPESLEKKIAAIRAAGPQKLQVIADFDGTLTKYWIDGHRGQSSHGLLQQGNSKYDVKRRELAEYYHPLEFNPTIPLDEKAKLMEEWWEKTHALLIEGGLTYDAIRSSVANATIAFREGVVELFEFLEEREVPVLIFSAGLADIIEEVLRQKLHRSFKNVKIVSNRMVFNLSGQLVSFKGKTIHVLNKNEHALDMAAPVHDLLGDTNGPVEDNASVKKRTSVLLLGDHIGDLRMSDGLNYETRISVGFLNHNVADSLESYRKAFDVVYLNDAPMREVVNLVSQLCST; encoded by the exons aTGCGTCATCGTCTTCACACCACCATCGCCGTCCGCTGGAGTACTATTTGCGAGCACCGGCGTTTTCCCACCCAAATCAATTCCAG GGTTTGGTGTTGCAGAAATAGCTACGGGGATCAAACTGAGATGGAACAAGTGGGTGTTTGTGCCTCAAATAGCTTCCCAGATGTTGTCATGGGTGACCCAGAATCGCTAGAGAAGAAAATTGCTGCAATTCGGGCTGCTGGTCCACAAAAGCTACAG GTAATTGCAGATTTTGATGGAACACTAACAAAGTACTGGATCGATGGTCATCGAGGGCAGA GCAGTCATGGCCTTTTGCAACAGGGGAATTCTAAGTATGACGTCAAGAGGCGAGAATTGGCGGAGTATTACCATCCCTTGGAATTCAACCCAACAATTCCCCTTGACGAGAAAGCAAAGCTCATGGAAGAGTG GTGGGAGAAAACTCATGCCCTTCTTATTGAGGGAGGCCTTACCTATGATGCAATAAGAAGTTCTGTGGCTAATGCCACAATTGCATTTCGTGAGGGAGTTGTTGAACTTTTCGAGTTTTTGGAG GAGAGAGAGGTTCCTGTACTTATATTTTCTGCAGGGCTTGCAGATATCATTGAAGAG GTCCTCAGGCAGAAATTGCATAGGTCTTTTAAAAATGTAAAGATTGTTTCAAATCGCATGGTATTCAATCTCAGTGGTCAACTAGTATCTTTTAAAG GGAAGACAATTCATGTTTTAAACAAGAATGAGCATGCACTTGATATGGCTGCCCCTGTTCATGATCTTTTGGGTGATACTAATGGGCCCGTTGAGGACAATGCCTCGGTGAAGAAGAGAACTAGCGTGCTGCTTCTTGGTGATCACATTGGAGACTTGAGAATGTCCGATGGTTTGAACTATGAAACACGAATATCTGTGGGGTTTCT GAATCACAATGTCGCAGATTCTCTTGAGAGTTACCGCAAAGCGTTTGATGTTGTGTATCTG AATGATGCGCCCATGCGGGAAGTAGTCAACCTTGTCTCTCAGCTCTGTTCAACCTGA